A stretch of DNA from Roseovarius sp. M141:
AAATCGACGTCAGCCGATTCAAGGGCTTGGGCGAGATGGACGCGAAAGACCTGAAAGAGACGACGATGGACGTAAACTCCCGCAAACTGATCCGCGTGACCATCGACGAGGACGAACCGGGTGAAACCAGCGATCTGGTGGAACGTTTGATGGGGAAAAAGCCGGAATTGCGTTTCGAATATATCCAGGAGAATGCGCGTTTCGTGGAGGAACTGGATGTTTGAGGCGAGATAATTCGCGAAACATTGAGACTTTTCAGAGCCCTATCGGGATAGTGACCCGGAAAAACTGGGTGACCTGCCAAGGTGTTTTCGACCTTCAGGGCTGGATACGCAAATGACGACGAGACGCCGATTTCCGGACGAGTTCAAAACCACTGGTAGCCCCTGAGGCAGTTTGTGGTGGCAGGATCGCGCAAGAATTGCCGTAAAGCACCAGAGTCATCCAACGCATGTAACCAGGTGAAAACAGCAGGCAATTGACAGTTAAAAGGGTATTTTTGGGCGAGGCGAAAAAAGTCGAGGACACCGAGGCCGAAGTCAGGGAGCTTCGTGGCAAGATCGGAAATCTGGCGTTACAAATCGTTTTTGTCCCGCGGATCGGGCCGGCAAACGCACAGCATTCTGCCGAAAGGGGGTGAACCCTCCTGAACGCATGTCGATGGTCGGTCGATACCGGATCGACCTCAGCCTGACACGGCAAGGCATATTGAACCGCCCCGGATCTACCGGAGAATGTTTCGTTCAAAAACAGGCCGCTTTTTCATTTGCTTTCAAAGTGTCACAAAACACCTCTTCTGGTTTTTGTACGTGATGTATCCGATGGCCCCAGCCAGCCCTTCGGTATATTTGACCGACGGTACTCGCTGCCCCCGGTCGCCGTCGGGGATCCGCCGCCGGTAAGGGTTTCTGGCAGTGATTGCTGAGCCGGGGCCCTGCTCACAAGCGTCGAGGCCTGCACAGAAGTCTTCAATTGGCAAGGGCAGCTTGAGGTATTTGGCCATACGATCGAGGTGATCGCGCCGCAGTATTTGAAGCCGTTCTTGAAACGCCAAAAGAACGATCCCAATGATGCCGAGGCAATTAGCACGGCCCTCATACACCACACTATGAAGTTTGCGCCGACCAAATCCGAAGCGCAGCAGGATATTCAGGCCCTGCACCTGGCCCGTCGCCGCTTGGTCAACCATAGGACAGCTTTGGTATGCTAGGTGTGCGGCCTGCTGCTGGATCTCGGTGTCCCAATCGCACTTTCGGTTGGAGGGGCAAGGCGGGCCGCTGACGATTCCGATCGGCACAGCGGCCTACGCCACTCCCATGCTCCGCAAAAAAGTCGGGCCATTCCCAATCAAAGGAATGACCCGAGGGTACAGTCAAAAATGTTAGCGCAGCGTTAAGCAGTCAGGCCTTCCGGTTCTTCCAGACCATTTGCGCGGCAGGCAGCCGTCAACGTATTAGCCAAAAGGCAGGCAATCGTCATTGGCCCCACACCGCCTGGAACGGGCGTTATCGCCCCGGCGCGTGCGGCGCAGCTGGCATAGTCAACGTCGCCAACCAGCTTGGTCTTGCCATCGTCCTTCTCGATCCTGTTGATGCCGACGTCGATGACGGTTGCACCTTCCTTGATCCAGTCGCCCGGCACCATCTGGGGCCGGCCCACAGCGGCGACGACGATATCGGCGCGGCCCACGACATCGGCCAGATCCTTGGTCCGCGAATGCGCGATCGTCACGGTGCAGCTATCGCCCAGAAGCAGCTGCGCCATCGGCTTGCCGACGATATTGCTCCGTCCGATCACGACCGCGTTCATGCCGGACAGCGATCCATGATGGTCACGCAGCATCATCAGGCAACCCAAGGGCGTGCAGGGGACCATGCTTTTCTGCCCCGTGCCCAACAGGCCCACATTCGAGATGTGAAACCCGTCCACATCCTTGGCCGGATCAATGGAATTGATGACCAGATCCTCGTCCACATGCTTCGGCAGCGGCAACTGCACCAGAATGCCGTGAATGCTGTCATCATTGTTCAACTGATCAATCAGCGCCAGCAGATCCGCCTCGGAGGTGTCCACATCCAGCTTATGCTCGACGCTTTTCATGCCGACCTCGGTCGTCTGCTTGCCTTTCGAGCGCACATAGACCTGGCTGGCCGGATCCTCGCCCACCAAAACCACGGCAAGGCCGGGCACCAGATCGTGCTTATCCTTGAGGCGGGCCACATGTTCCGCCACCTTGCCACGTACTTCGGCCGCAAAGGCCTTGCCGTCAATTACCTGAGCCGTCAT
This window harbors:
- a CDS encoding transposase, with protein sequence MIAPQYLKPFLKRQKNDPNDAEAISTALIHHTMKFAPTKSEAQQDIQALHLARRRLVNHRTALVC
- the folD gene encoding bifunctional methylenetetrahydrofolate dehydrogenase/methenyltetrahydrofolate cyclohydrolase FolD is translated as MTAQVIDGKAFAAEVRGKVAEHVARLKDKHDLVPGLAVVLVGEDPASQVYVRSKGKQTTEVGMKSVEHKLDVDTSEADLLALIDQLNNDDSIHGILVQLPLPKHVDEDLVINSIDPAKDVDGFHISNVGLLGTGQKSMVPCTPLGCLMMLRDHHGSLSGMNAVVIGRSNIVGKPMAQLLLGDSCTVTIAHSRTKDLADVVGRADIVVAAVGRPQMVPGDWIKEGATVIDVGINRIEKDDGKTKLVGDVDYASCAARAGAITPVPGGVGPMTIACLLANTLTAACRANGLEEPEGLTA